A DNA window from bacterium contains the following coding sequences:
- a CDS encoding GNAT family N-acetyltransferase produces MTLGPEQDSERLVAWQADALEAHRADTELLSIGPFRALLSTAGEPSGWVTLVDGEITQAETAKGVSKLRATFKKRGAALEIEYNEAAFPQVGPWLEAAGLKVEERNPLMSCRPARFKPFAAPDVVLTRLTPTSKPAELQAFQTMRWTSGGDSDRPAPPVERLQQELAVSSSVFLLAWLDWEPAGTGVSHALKGAAEVVGVATRADVRRRGVAATVTSELVSRHFAAGGDFVFLDAANEGAARVYERLGFTRFGAKLAYR; encoded by the coding sequence ATGACGCTCGGTCCTGAACAGGATTCCGAGCGTCTCGTGGCCTGGCAGGCGGACGCGCTCGAGGCCCATCGTGCCGACACCGAGCTGCTTTCCATCGGCCCGTTTCGAGCCCTCCTGTCCACCGCCGGAGAGCCCAGCGGCTGGGTGACGCTCGTGGATGGCGAGATCACGCAGGCGGAGACTGCCAAGGGCGTCTCGAAGCTACGGGCCACGTTCAAGAAGCGCGGGGCGGCTCTGGAGATCGAGTACAACGAGGCGGCCTTTCCGCAGGTCGGGCCCTGGCTGGAGGCGGCGGGCCTCAAGGTGGAGGAGCGGAACCCGCTGATGTCATGCCGGCCAGCTCGTTTCAAGCCCTTCGCGGCGCCGGACGTCGTCCTCACCCGGCTCACGCCGACCTCGAAGCCCGCCGAGCTGCAGGCCTTCCAGACGATGAGATGGACCAGTGGGGGCGACAGCGATCGACCAGCGCCGCCCGTGGAACGGCTGCAACAGGAGCTGGCCGTCTCGAGCAGCGTCTTTCTGCTCGCATGGCTCGACTGGGAGCCCGCCGGCACGGGGGTGTCGCATGCGCTCAAGGGCGCCGCGGAGGTCGTCGGCGTCGCCACCCGAGCGGACGTGAGGCGGCGAGGAGTGGCCGCGACCGTCACCTCCGAGCTGGTGTCACGGCATTTCGCCGCGGGAGGGGACTTCGTCTTCCTCGACGCCGCCAACGAAGGGGCCGCGAGGGTCTACGAGCGGCTGGGGTTCACGAGGTTCGGCGCCAAGCTCGCCTACCGCTGA
- a CDS encoding NAD-dependent epimerase/dehydratase family protein codes for MARSARARLGADVRSKKRRVLVTGVARWWGALVVQRLVEDPDVAEVIGIDTREPRYDLGRADYLKLDIRHSLIGKLVRSVGIDTVVHTLTRIDSFDMDPRRAHETNVIGTLNLLAGCAGEGSPVRRFVLKSSGHVYGSRFDLPAALREDHRLDSGSRHQFVRDIVEVESYVSDFAVRNPSIAILVLRFSNSLNPQEPQPLARYLDLEVVPTVAGYDPALQLIHRDDCIEAMALAAKRGPAGAYNIAPPGAETLSKLLDSAGKLHAPLLPPFGLELAAFAFRRAGLGFLSPQLLDLLRWGRSLSTAKAARELGFRAARDTCAAFEDFVQQRRVLRFEPDRHAYQYEKELEDFIHSRQMAAESGDGEGNGAAVTAPEPGSKAPRPRRR; via the coding sequence ATGGCGCGAAGTGCCCGGGCTAGACTGGGCGCCGACGTGAGGTCCAAGAAGCGCCGCGTCCTCGTCACCGGCGTCGCCCGCTGGTGGGGCGCGCTGGTCGTGCAGCGACTCGTCGAGGATCCCGACGTCGCCGAGGTCATCGGCATCGACACCCGCGAGCCCCGTTATGACCTGGGCCGCGCCGACTACCTGAAGCTCGACATCCGGCACTCTCTCATCGGCAAGCTGGTGCGCTCGGTCGGGATCGACACCGTCGTGCACACGCTGACACGCATCGATTCCTTCGACATGGATCCGCGCCGCGCGCACGAGACGAACGTCATCGGCACGCTCAACCTGCTCGCGGGCTGCGCCGGCGAAGGGAGCCCGGTCCGGCGCTTCGTGCTCAAGTCGTCGGGCCACGTCTACGGCTCGCGTTTCGATCTGCCGGCGGCGCTGCGCGAAGACCACCGCCTCGACAGCGGCTCGCGCCACCAGTTCGTTCGTGACATCGTCGAGGTCGAGTCGTATGTGAGCGACTTCGCGGTTCGCAACCCGAGCATCGCCATCCTGGTGCTGCGGTTCAGCAACAGCCTCAATCCGCAGGAACCCCAACCCCTGGCGCGGTATCTCGACCTCGAGGTGGTGCCGACGGTCGCCGGCTACGACCCGGCGCTGCAGCTCATCCACCGCGACGACTGCATCGAAGCCATGGCACTCGCCGCCAAGCGCGGCCCGGCGGGCGCCTACAACATCGCCCCGCCGGGAGCCGAGACCTTGTCCAAGCTGCTCGACTCCGCCGGCAAGCTGCATGCACCGCTGCTGCCGCCCTTCGGGCTGGAGCTGGCCGCCTTCGCCTTCCGCCGCGCCGGCCTCGGGTTTCTCTCACCGCAGCTGCTGGACCTGCTCCGGTGGGGGCGTTCGCTCTCGACCGCCAAGGCGGCTCGCGAGCTGGGCTTCCGCGCCGCCCGTGACACATGTGCCGCCTTCGAGGACTTCGTCCAGCAGCGCCGCGTCCTGCGCTTCGAGCCGGACCGTCACGCCTACCAGTACGAGAAGGAGCTCGAGGACTTCATCCACAGCCGCCAGATGGCGGCCGAAAGCGGCGACGGCGAAGGCAACGGCGCCGCGGTGACGGCGCCGGAACCGGGGTCTAAGGCTCCCCGCCCCCGCCGTCGATGA
- a CDS encoding class I SAM-dependent methyltransferase — MGARFKQPKDAAQQRPAGMAGKLPPIILKEVYEQRFDAADRAAKEAIWRELGAFLQRYIDPGARVVDIACDLGYFIRNIKAADRWATDIRDVEGALPKAVHFVRASGLDLAEVMPNDHFDLAFFSNYLEHLPSTEAVLQQLRVTFSLLKPGGRVLILQPNIRLIGGAYWDFIDHQTALTEKSLAEAATMAGFKTKQVIARFLPYTTKSRIPQHPMLVRAYLAFPPAWWVLGKQTLYLGEKPLPTSA, encoded by the coding sequence GTGGGCGCTCGCTTCAAACAGCCGAAAGATGCGGCTCAGCAACGGCCGGCCGGCATGGCCGGCAAGCTGCCGCCGATCATCCTCAAGGAGGTCTACGAGCAACGGTTCGACGCGGCCGACCGGGCCGCCAAGGAGGCCATCTGGCGCGAGCTCGGGGCGTTCCTGCAGCGTTACATCGACCCGGGCGCGCGCGTGGTGGACATCGCCTGCGATCTTGGCTATTTCATCCGCAACATCAAAGCCGCGGATCGGTGGGCCACGGACATCCGCGACGTCGAGGGAGCGCTACCAAAAGCTGTGCACTTCGTGCGCGCCAGCGGGCTGGATCTCGCCGAAGTCATGCCCAACGATCATTTCGACCTCGCCTTTTTCAGCAACTACCTCGAGCACCTGCCGTCGACAGAAGCGGTGCTGCAGCAGCTTCGCGTCACCTTTTCGCTGCTGAAGCCCGGCGGTCGTGTGCTCATCCTGCAGCCGAACATCCGGCTGATCGGCGGCGCCTACTGGGATTTCATCGACCATCAGACCGCGCTCACGGAAAAAAGCCTGGCCGAGGCCGCGACCATGGCCGGGTTCAAGACCAAGCAGGTGATCGCCCGCTTTCTTCCGTACACGACCAAGAGCCGGATACCTCAGCACCCGATGCTGGTGCGAGCGTACCTCGCGTTCCCGCCGGCGTGGTGGGTGCTGGGCAAGCAAACCCTGTACCTGGGTGAGAAGCCGCTGCCGACGTCAGCGTGA
- a CDS encoding methyltransferase domain-containing protein, whose translation MRRAGSPSAAAENDFAVGLFEGLPRRYDLLAEVLSFGQNARWRRELVKRIASSRPGKILDVATGTAAVALALAGETEAEVIGVDLSEAMLERGRERVRAAGRAGRIRLQAGRAEELGFAAEAFDAVSFTYLLRYVADPQATVAELARVLRPGGVMASLDFFVPPHMVWRAAWWLYTRSLLPVAGWLFGGPAWWRVGRFLGPNIQAHYRRVPLTRLVEAWRSAGMEDVGCRVMSLGGGVVMWGTKR comes from the coding sequence GTGAGGCGCGCAGGTTCGCCGTCTGCGGCTGCCGAGAACGATTTCGCGGTCGGTCTGTTCGAGGGCCTGCCCCGGCGCTACGACCTGCTGGCCGAGGTCTTGTCGTTCGGCCAGAACGCGCGCTGGCGCCGAGAGCTGGTGAAACGCATCGCGTCGAGTCGGCCGGGAAAGATCCTCGACGTCGCCACCGGCACCGCCGCCGTGGCTCTCGCGCTGGCCGGGGAAACCGAGGCGGAGGTCATCGGAGTCGATCTCAGTGAGGCGATGCTCGAGAGAGGCCGCGAGCGCGTGCGCGCGGCGGGCAGGGCCGGGCGCATCCGGCTCCAGGCCGGCCGGGCGGAGGAGCTTGGTTTCGCGGCTGAGGCGTTTGACGCCGTCAGCTTCACGTACCTGTTGCGCTATGTCGCCGACCCTCAGGCGACCGTCGCCGAGCTCGCGCGCGTCCTCCGACCTGGTGGCGTCATGGCCAGCCTCGATTTCTTCGTCCCGCCTCACATGGTGTGGCGGGCGGCCTGGTGGCTCTACACGCGATCGCTGCTGCCCGTCGCCGGCTGGCTGTTCGGCGGCCCGGCCTGGTGGCGCGTCGGTCGATTTCTCGGCCCCAACATCCAGGCGCACTACCGCCGCGTGCCCCTGACGCGACTCGTCGAAGCCTGGCGGTCGGCGGGGATGGAGGACGTAGGGTGCCGCGTCATGAGTCTCGGCGGCGGCGTCGTGATGTGGGGCACCAAGCGGTAG
- a CDS encoding hemolysin III family protein: MGRVPGADRLLRADRASVNRRRGGCRRRLRALVRPADAQHARPAGAPAQPVGEGHHDHERRLGSGRRRVNLASTAGAGPASFLLGSGRAGGRVGGVALDLTSTMQRVMKLQQPAKPLMRGWSHAAAALVAVAGLVALIVITRHDAAKLVSMAVYGAGLVLLFAVSATYHVFNWPPRVKDWLRRADHATIFVCIAATYTPLVFNVMRGWWRAAALAAIWTCAAAGVVGAAPFLRIPRLLLASLYLAMGWLAVIVLVPLTAALGWVAALLMALGGLQYSLGAAAYAFKKPRLWPRVFGYHELFHLAVITASVTFYVIVVHYAVPFHRA; the protein is encoded by the coding sequence ATGGGGCGCGTTCCCGGTGCTGACCGCCTACTTCGCGCAGACCGGGCGAGTGTCAATCGGCGCCGTGGCGGCTGCCGGCGGCGCCTACGCGCTCTCGTACGGCCAGCGGATGCTCAGCACGCCCGCCCGGCTGGTGCGCCGGCGCAGCCGGTCGGTGAGGGGCACCATGACCATGAGCGACGGCTCGGAAGTGGCCGTCGACGAGTCAACCTTGCTTCGACCGCTGGAGCAGGCCCTGCGAGCTTTCTCCTGGGGAGTGGTCGCGCTGGCGGTCGGGTTGGCGGCGTCGCGCTTGATCTGACCAGTACGATGCAACGTGTCATGAAGCTGCAGCAGCCGGCCAAGCCGTTGATGCGAGGATGGTCCCACGCCGCCGCGGCACTGGTCGCGGTGGCCGGCCTGGTGGCTTTGATCGTCATCACCCGCCATGACGCCGCCAAGCTCGTCTCCATGGCGGTGTACGGGGCGGGCCTGGTGCTCCTGTTCGCGGTCAGCGCGACGTACCACGTCTTCAACTGGCCGCCCAGGGTGAAGGACTGGCTGCGCCGGGCGGACCACGCCACGATCTTCGTTTGCATCGCCGCGACCTACACGCCCCTGGTCTTCAACGTCATGAGGGGCTGGTGGCGCGCCGCGGCGCTGGCCGCGATCTGGACCTGCGCCGCCGCCGGCGTGGTGGGCGCGGCGCCATTCCTGCGCATCCCGCGGCTGCTCCTGGCTTCGCTTTACCTCGCGATGGGCTGGCTGGCCGTCATCGTGCTGGTCCCGCTGACCGCCGCGCTGGGTTGGGTGGCGGCGCTGCTCATGGCCCTCGGTGGCCTGCAGTACTCGCTGGGTGCCGCGGCCTATGCGTTCAAGAAGCCGCGCCTATGGCCGCGAGTGTTCGGCTACCACGAGCTGTTCCACCTGGCGGTGATCACCGCCAGCGTGACCTTCTACGTGATCGTGGTGCACTACGCCGTCCCCTTTCACCGGGCCTAG
- a CDS encoding acyl-CoA carboxylase subunit beta → MGDTRHRELRERALKGGTRYLPKLRAQHKLTARERLDLLLDRDSFVEDGLYANVLAEELPADGVVTGLGTIDGRQVTVMANDPTVKAGSWGARTVEKIVRIQETAARLRVPLFYLVDSAGARITDQIDMFPGRRHAGRIFFNEVQLSGLVPQICLLFGPSAAGGAYIPAFCDVVVMVEGNASMYLGSPRMVEVVVGEKVTLEELGGARMHCTDSGCGDVLVADDKEAIDFARAYLRFMPQHSGEKPAACTARAALAGSKPIEELIPAEANRGYDMRKVINAIVDEGSWLEMKKLFAKELLTGFARLDGHAVGILANQPMQKGGVLFNDSADKAARFILLCDAFEIPLLFMADVPGFMIGTDVERRGIIRHGAKMISAVSEATVPKISVIVRKAYGAGLYAMAGPAFDSDCVIALPSAQIAVMGPEPAVNAVFYNKLAELPEAERAAHRKQLEDEYRQDVDLYKLAANLIVDDVVEPEQLRGALIARFKAYSTRVSARPERKHGVPPV, encoded by the coding sequence ATGGGCGATACGCGGCATCGCGAGCTGCGCGAGCGGGCGCTCAAGGGCGGGACGCGCTACCTGCCCAAGCTGCGCGCGCAGCACAAGCTGACCGCCCGCGAGCGGCTCGACCTGCTGCTGGACAGGGACTCGTTCGTCGAGGACGGGCTCTACGCCAACGTCCTGGCGGAGGAGCTGCCCGCGGACGGCGTGGTGACCGGCCTCGGTACCATCGACGGCCGTCAGGTCACGGTCATGGCCAACGATCCGACCGTGAAGGCCGGGAGCTGGGGCGCGCGCACGGTCGAAAAGATCGTGCGCATCCAGGAGACCGCCGCCCGGCTCCGCGTGCCGCTGTTCTATCTCGTCGACTCGGCCGGCGCCCGGATCACCGACCAGATCGACATGTTTCCGGGGCGCCGTCACGCCGGGCGCATCTTCTTCAACGAGGTCCAACTGTCGGGCCTCGTGCCGCAGATCTGCCTGCTCTTCGGCCCTTCGGCCGCCGGCGGCGCCTACATCCCAGCGTTCTGTGACGTGGTCGTCATGGTCGAGGGCAACGCTTCGATGTATCTCGGCTCGCCCCGCATGGTCGAGGTCGTGGTGGGTGAGAAGGTGACCCTGGAGGAGCTGGGCGGAGCGCGCATGCACTGCACCGACAGTGGATGCGGCGACGTGCTCGTCGCCGACGACAAGGAGGCGATCGACTTCGCCCGTGCCTATCTCAGGTTCATGCCGCAGCACTCGGGTGAGAAGCCGGCGGCCTGCACGGCAAGAGCGGCGCTGGCGGGGTCGAAACCGATCGAGGAGCTGATCCCCGCCGAGGCCAATCGCGGCTACGACATGCGCAAGGTGATCAACGCCATCGTCGACGAGGGCAGCTGGCTGGAGATGAAGAAGCTCTTCGCCAAAGAGCTGCTCACCGGCTTCGCGCGCCTCGACGGCCACGCCGTCGGCATCCTGGCCAACCAGCCGATGCAGAAGGGCGGAGTGCTCTTCAACGACTCGGCCGACAAGGCCGCGCGCTTCATCCTGCTCTGCGACGCGTTCGAGATCCCGCTCCTCTTCATGGCCGACGTCCCCGGTTTCATGATCGGCACCGACGTCGAGCGCCGGGGCATCATCCGCCACGGCGCGAAGATGATCAGCGCGGTCTCCGAGGCGACCGTGCCCAAGATCTCGGTGATCGTGCGCAAGGCGTACGGCGCGGGTCTTTACGCGATGGCCGGCCCCGCGTTTGATTCCGACTGCGTCATCGCGCTGCCGTCGGCGCAGATCGCGGTCATGGGCCCCGAGCCCGCCGTCAACGCCGTCTTCTACAACAAGCTGGCCGAGCTTCCGGAGGCGGAGCGGGCCGCGCACCGCAAGCAGCTCGAGGACGAGTACCGCCAGGACGTCGACCTCTACAAGCTGGCCGCCAACCTCATCGTCGACGACGTCGTCGAGCCGGAGCAGCTGCGCGGCGCGCTGATCGCCCGCTTCAAGGCGTACTCGACCCGGGTGTCAGCCCGGCCGGAGCGCAAGCACGGAGTCCCGCCCGTTTAG
- a CDS encoding glucose 1-dehydrogenase, whose protein sequence is MSSAAFPEIVATARPILSAVSAGSRFDAGRAAGRAPDAAKGQTSRFDLEGRVALVTGASRGIGSAIARALAEQGAQVVISSRKQADLDEQAERINSLYPQRATAIAAHNGRPDELERLVKAVMERFSRIDILVNNAATNPYFGPVLNAELAAWDKTFEVNLRGVFILTKLVYEASMEAHGGNVVNVASVGGLRPGLGLGVYNITKAGVIMLTRQLARELGGKVRVNAVAPGLVRTRFAEALWANEAILERVLSANPMGRIGTPEEIAGAVVFLVSDAASYINGEVIVIDGGGGEP, encoded by the coding sequence ATGTCCTCGGCCGCCTTCCCCGAGATCGTCGCCACTGCTCGGCCTATCCTATCAGCCGTGTCCGCAGGGTCCCGATTCGACGCCGGGCGCGCGGCCGGGCGCGCGCCGGACGCGGCCAAGGGTCAGACCTCACGCTTCGACCTCGAGGGTCGTGTCGCGCTGGTGACCGGGGCGAGCCGCGGAATCGGCAGCGCGATCGCGCGTGCGCTGGCGGAGCAGGGCGCGCAGGTGGTCATCTCGAGCCGCAAGCAGGCCGACCTCGACGAACAGGCCGAGCGGATCAACTCGCTTTACCCGCAAAGGGCGACCGCCATCGCGGCTCACAACGGCAGGCCGGACGAGCTCGAGCGGCTGGTCAAAGCCGTGATGGAGCGGTTCTCCCGCATCGACATCCTGGTCAACAACGCCGCCACCAACCCGTACTTCGGTCCGGTGCTCAACGCCGAGCTGGCGGCCTGGGACAAGACGTTCGAGGTCAACCTGCGCGGTGTCTTCATTCTCACCAAGCTCGTCTATGAGGCGTCGATGGAAGCGCACGGCGGCAACGTGGTCAATGTCGCGAGCGTCGGCGGCTTGCGGCCGGGCCTGGGCCTGGGCGTCTACAACATCACCAAGGCGGGCGTGATCATGCTCACCCGCCAGCTCGCGCGCGAGCTGGGCGGCAAGGTCCGCGTCAACGCGGTTGCGCCCGGCCTGGTCAGGACGCGCTTCGCCGAGGCGCTGTGGGCCAACGAGGCGATCCTGGAGCGTGTCCTGAGCGCGAATCCGATGGGCCGCATCGGCACGCCGGAGGAGATCGCCGGGGCGGTGGTTTTCCTGGTCTCCGATGCCGCCAGCTACATCAACGGAGAGGTCATCGTCATCGACGGCGGGGGCGGGGAGCCTTAG
- a CDS encoding DEAD/DEAH box helicase — MKTVDSLVDEFEAGLPFKLDGFQREAIDKLDLGRGGVLVSAPTSSGKTIVAEYAIFRALTDGSKVLYTTPLKALSNQKYHDFVRAYGESMVGLVTGENTINDEAPVVVMTTEILRNLIYEDPKRLDLVRYVVLDEVHYIDDFPRGSVWEEIVIQAPSTLKLVGLSATIGNYQEIADWMAENRGGMETVFHDVRPVELKMWLAINNRFLPLFKEDGGIDQRTWSKAAQEEEASYRIGGYRGLPSNDLLHVIEGLRGLDMLPAIYFIFSRRGCREALQRCSYHELDLTTAAEKEAIDRVAAERLQRLKDHDEEALFRRMVDARLLRRGMAEHHAGLLPYHKEMVEELFQRGLIKVVFATETLSLGINMPARGVVVSSFTKFDGVSFSNLTTGELTQLMGRAGRRGIDVIGHGVILKESDVEVGTIYEVAMGPTLVVESKFLPSYNMALNLLRVYTPEAAEALMQRSFGQFQKRLAAEQTKERLVNVRSRLADIRQMWGEREVSIEDVAQYFKLEDRRRAIRIELRRLRREAGAERRGRRGHVGRHTRALGSAGRLVQRLEVEAKGLLERQRKLKVVRSPRFGELLQKYGEIRALQKELEGGEREVTGQMDEYARKLRRLCKILTEAGFLAQDRPTDKGLFASRVYGDNTLLVAEAVWQGWLEGLTPEELCAVLVMLAAEDRNGPRHRRGEPSGQARAPRRYPTPAVAQTARLFRSLYFRFADMESDLDEPNLRPPSHDYIDFAFRWSSGEPLDQIPLPAGVDIGDAVKAMKSLYSLVRQLEWALRQAKSPLAGTVSRAVAQMERDVIKRT, encoded by the coding sequence GTGAAAACCGTCGATTCGCTGGTCGATGAGTTCGAGGCCGGCCTGCCTTTCAAGCTCGACGGTTTCCAACGTGAGGCCATCGACAAGCTGGACCTTGGTCGCGGCGGCGTGCTGGTCAGCGCGCCGACTTCGAGCGGCAAGACGATCGTCGCGGAGTATGCGATCTTTCGCGCCCTGACAGACGGCTCGAAGGTCCTCTACACGACCCCGCTGAAAGCCCTCAGCAACCAGAAATACCACGACTTCGTCCGCGCGTACGGCGAATCGATGGTGGGACTGGTGACGGGCGAGAACACCATCAACGACGAGGCGCCGGTGGTGGTGATGACGACCGAGATCCTTCGCAACCTCATCTACGAGGACCCCAAGCGGCTCGACCTCGTCCGTTACGTCGTCCTCGACGAGGTCCACTACATCGACGACTTCCCGCGCGGTTCGGTCTGGGAGGAGATCGTCATCCAGGCGCCATCGACCCTCAAGCTCGTCGGGCTCTCCGCCACCATCGGCAACTACCAGGAGATCGCGGACTGGATGGCGGAGAACCGCGGCGGCATGGAGACCGTCTTCCACGACGTGCGCCCGGTCGAGCTGAAGATGTGGCTCGCCATCAACAACCGGTTCCTCCCCCTGTTCAAAGAGGACGGCGGCATCGACCAGCGAACCTGGAGCAAGGCCGCACAGGAAGAGGAAGCGTCCTATCGCATCGGGGGTTACCGCGGGCTGCCCTCGAACGATCTGCTGCACGTGATCGAAGGGCTGCGCGGCCTCGACATGCTGCCCGCGATCTACTTCATCTTCTCGCGGCGCGGCTGCCGCGAAGCCCTCCAGCGCTGCTCGTACCACGAGCTGGACCTGACGACGGCGGCCGAGAAGGAGGCGATCGACCGCGTCGCGGCCGAGCGGCTCCAGAGACTCAAGGACCACGACGAGGAGGCGCTGTTCCGGCGCATGGTCGACGCTCGCCTGCTCCGGCGGGGAATGGCCGAGCACCATGCGGGCCTGTTGCCCTACCACAAGGAGATGGTCGAGGAGCTTTTTCAGCGCGGCCTGATCAAGGTGGTGTTCGCGACCGAGACGCTGTCGCTCGGCATCAACATGCCGGCCCGCGGCGTCGTCGTCTCCTCGTTCACCAAATTCGACGGCGTCAGCTTCTCCAACCTGACGACCGGTGAGCTCACACAGCTGATGGGACGAGCCGGCCGGCGTGGCATCGACGTCATCGGCCACGGCGTGATCCTCAAGGAGTCCGACGTCGAGGTGGGCACGATCTACGAGGTCGCCATGGGGCCGACCCTGGTCGTCGAGTCGAAATTCCTGCCGAGCTACAACATGGCGCTGAACCTCCTGCGCGTGTACACGCCCGAGGCGGCGGAGGCCTTGATGCAGCGCTCGTTCGGGCAGTTCCAGAAGCGGCTCGCGGCCGAGCAGACGAAGGAACGGCTGGTCAACGTGCGCTCACGCCTGGCGGACATCCGGCAGATGTGGGGCGAGCGCGAGGTCTCGATCGAGGATGTGGCCCAGTACTTCAAGCTCGAGGACCGGCGTCGCGCGATCCGGATCGAACTCAGGCGCCTGCGCCGCGAGGCCGGGGCCGAGCGCAGGGGGCGTCGCGGTCATGTCGGACGGCACACGCGCGCCCTCGGCTCGGCCGGCCGACTGGTGCAGCGGCTCGAGGTCGAGGCGAAGGGATTGCTGGAGCGCCAGCGGAAGCTCAAGGTGGTCCGCTCGCCGCGGTTTGGCGAGCTGCTGCAGAAGTACGGCGAGATCCGCGCCCTGCAGAAGGAGCTCGAGGGAGGCGAGCGCGAGGTGACGGGCCAGATGGATGAATACGCGCGCAAGCTCCGCCGCCTGTGCAAGATCCTCACTGAGGCCGGATTCCTGGCCCAGGACCGGCCCACCGACAAGGGCCTGTTCGCCTCGCGCGTCTACGGTGACAACACGCTGCTGGTCGCGGAGGCGGTGTGGCAGGGTTGGCTGGAAGGCCTCACCCCGGAAGAGCTCTGTGCCGTGCTGGTCATGCTCGCCGCCGAGGACCGCAACGGCCCGCGCCATCGACGCGGCGAGCCCAGCGGCCAGGCTCGCGCGCCTCGCCGCTATCCGACGCCCGCCGTCGCGCAGACCGCGAGGCTGTTCCGCTCCCTGTACTTCCGTTTCGCCGACATGGAGTCCGATCTCGACGAGCCGAACCTGCGACCGCCTTCGCACGATTACATCGATTTCGCCTTCCGCTGGTCCTCGGGCGAGCCGCTGGACCAGATCCCCCTCCCCGCCGGCGTGGACATCGGCGACGCCGTCAAAGCGATGAAGAGCCTGTACTCGCTGGTGCGCCAGCTGGAGTGGGCGCTTCGCCAGGCCAAGTCCCCCCTGGCCGGCACCGTCTCGCGCGCCGTGGCGCAGATGGAACGCGACGTGATCAAGCGCACCTAG
- a CDS encoding MerR family transcriptional regulator, whose amino-acid sequence MKVKQRDPVAASTVASHEAGIDLDKPIFTLSVASEILETHPRTLMMYEHLDMIHPKRTVTNRRRYSRRDVMKLQAIQTLTRKHGVNLAGVRFILALLKRLQNAGVDPPEGLKNLDVSLLDV is encoded by the coding sequence ATGAAGGTCAAGCAGCGCGATCCTGTCGCGGCTTCAACCGTGGCTTCTCACGAAGCGGGCATCGATCTGGACAAGCCCATCTTCACCCTCAGCGTGGCGTCCGAGATCCTGGAGACGCACCCGCGCACTCTGATGATGTACGAGCACTTGGACATGATCCATCCCAAGCGGACGGTGACCAATCGCCGGCGCTACTCGCGTCGAGACGTGATGAAGCTGCAGGCGATCCAAACGCTCACGAGGAAGCACGGCGTCAACCTCGCGGGCGTCCGCTTCATCCTGGCGCTGCTGAAGCGGTTGCAAAACGCCGGAGTCGACCCACCCGAAGGGCTCAAGAACCTCGACGTGTCCCTGCTCGACGTCTAA